A single Bacillus sp. HMF5848 DNA region contains:
- the aroB gene encoding 3-dehydroquinate synthase, whose protein sequence is MDTITISTSSKTYPIYLGANIIPEISEFLSTQWPKLSQIVVITDTNVASLHLQSLLKVIETQWSVHTFTMLAGEQSKSFETFYSCHTALLEAGVDRQTVVIAFGGGVVGDLAGFVAATYMRGVPFIQVPTTLLAHDSAVGGKVAINHPLGKNMIGAFYQPQAIFYDIALLKTLDECELRSGFAEVIKHAMIHDVDLYEWLKNNILSLDDLSDNRIHYAIKAGISVKAEIVGQDETEKGIRAYLNFGHTLGHALESELGYGTITHGDAIAIGMLYAIAVSEHVYGTDLHLENITSWFEGYGFPTTIPSEIKFSSLLHRMKKDKKSAKDGIRMVLMKSIGTVVVEKIDEKVLEEVYYNWITSQQ, encoded by the coding sequence ATGGATACCATCACTATTTCAACAAGTTCTAAAACGTATCCTATATATTTAGGAGCTAATATCATACCGGAAATAAGCGAGTTTTTATCTACTCAATGGCCTAAATTATCTCAAATTGTAGTAATAACGGACACTAATGTAGCTAGCCTTCATCTTCAGTCGTTGTTAAAGGTTATTGAAACACAATGGTCCGTACATACGTTCACTATGCTTGCTGGTGAGCAGTCAAAGAGCTTTGAAACGTTTTATTCATGTCATACGGCATTGCTTGAGGCTGGTGTTGATCGTCAAACGGTTGTCATTGCTTTTGGTGGAGGTGTTGTTGGGGACCTGGCAGGTTTTGTTGCTGCAACGTATATGAGGGGCGTACCTTTTATTCAAGTACCTACGACACTATTAGCGCATGATAGCGCTGTTGGTGGCAAAGTTGCTATTAATCACCCTTTAGGAAAGAATATGATTGGCGCTTTTTATCAACCGCAGGCGATTTTTTACGATATTGCGTTATTAAAAACCTTAGATGAATGTGAGCTTCGCTCAGGCTTTGCTGAAGTAATAAAACATGCAATGATCCATGATGTAGACTTGTATGAGTGGCTAAAAAATAACATTCTCTCACTTGATGATTTATCAGACAATCGTATACATTACGCCATAAAAGCAGGTATTAGTGTAAAGGCTGAAATAGTCGGTCAAGATGAAACAGAGAAGGGGATACGTGCTTATTTAAATTTTGGTCATACGTTAGGGCATGCTCTTGAATCTGAGCTAGGTTATGGGACTATAACTCATGGAGATGCTATAGCTATTGGTATGTTATATGCCATTGCAGTTAGCGAGCATGTTTACGGGACAGACTTACACCTTGAAAATATAACTTCATGGTTTGAAGGTTACGGTTTTCCAACAACAATTCCTAGTGAAATAAAATTTTCAAGCTTACTACACCGGATGAAAAAGGATAAAAAATCAGCAAAAGATGGTATTCGAATGGTATTGATGAAAAGTATAGGAACTGTAGTTGTGGAAAAGATAGATGAGAAAGTGCTAGAAGAAGTATACTATAATTGGATAACGTCACAACAATAA
- the trpB gene encoding tryptophan synthase subunit beta translates to MNVPNEKGRFGDFGGKFVPETLMNPLVEIEEALHEAMNDPIFIETFHNILREYSGRPTALTFAPNITKRFGGANIYLKREDLNHTGAHKLNNAIGQALLAKRMGKSKIIAETGAGQHGVAAATVAARFGLQCKVFMGEEDIRRQELNVFRMKLLGAEVVPVSSGNGTLKDATNEAIRYWVQHCEDHFYVIGSVVGPHPYPMMVRNFQRIIGDEAREQFISRTGTLPDTIVACVGGGSNAIGMFYPFLNDDVELIGVEAAGKGITTGLHAATITKGTVGVIHGSLTYLLQDKHGQIIEPYSISAGLDYPGIGPEHAHLAKTGRVQYKSVTDAEALEALQILAVDEGIIPAIESAHALSKAYEIAASRPSTENVLICLSGRGDKDVYSLMSHFDAKEEGNDDSRIQASFTTN, encoded by the coding sequence ATGAACGTGCCAAATGAAAAAGGTCGTTTTGGGGATTTTGGTGGTAAATTTGTTCCCGAAACACTAATGAATCCATTAGTAGAAATAGAGGAAGCACTTCATGAGGCGATGAATGACCCAATATTTATTGAAACGTTCCACAATATTTTACGAGAATATTCCGGTAGACCAACTGCATTAACTTTTGCACCTAACATAACAAAAAGGTTTGGTGGAGCTAACATTTATTTAAAACGTGAGGATCTTAATCACACAGGAGCACATAAATTAAATAATGCAATTGGGCAGGCATTACTTGCAAAAAGAATGGGGAAGTCCAAGATAATCGCAGAAACCGGAGCAGGCCAGCATGGAGTAGCAGCAGCCACTGTTGCTGCAAGATTTGGCTTGCAATGTAAAGTGTTTATGGGAGAAGAGGATATTCGTCGTCAAGAGTTAAATGTTTTTCGAATGAAATTATTAGGTGCTGAAGTAGTACCTGTTTCAAGCGGAAATGGGACGTTAAAGGATGCAACAAATGAAGCAATTCGATACTGGGTTCAGCATTGTGAAGATCACTTTTATGTTATTGGCTCAGTAGTAGGCCCACATCCATATCCGATGATGGTGCGGAATTTTCAACGAATTATCGGGGACGAAGCTCGTGAGCAATTTATATCTCGAACGGGAACTCTCCCTGATACAATTGTGGCTTGTGTAGGAGGAGGAAGCAATGCAATAGGCATGTTCTATCCATTTCTAAATGATGATGTAGAGCTCATTGGTGTAGAGGCTGCTGGAAAAGGTATCACAACGGGACTTCATGCTGCTACTATTACTAAAGGTACGGTTGGAGTTATTCATGGATCGCTAACATATTTACTTCAAGACAAGCACGGTCAGATTATTGAGCCGTATTCAATTTCAGCAGGGTTAGATTATCCTGGGATTGGACCAGAACATGCACATTTGGCAAAGACAGGTCGCGTCCAATATAAAAGTGTGACAGATGCTGAGGCACTTGAAGCATTGCAAATTTTAGCTGTGGATGAAGGGATTATTCCGGCTATAGAGTCAGCGCATGCTTTAAGTAAAGCATATGAAATAGCTGCTTCTAGGCCAAGTACGGAAAATGTATTAATTTGCTTATCTGGTCGGGGCGACAAAGATGTGTATTCATTAATGAGTCATTTCGACGCGAAGGAGGAAGGGAATGATGACAGTCGTATTCAAGCATCCTTTACCACAAACTAA
- the trpC gene encoding indole-3-glycerol phosphate synthase TrpC, whose amino-acid sequence MLTKIVSQKKVEIEAITLPEKLCVKHYSLYDALKHANRFIGLIAEIKKASPSKGVIREDFDPVMIAKEYEQAAADAISVLTDQMFFQGSCEYLTAVKQQVALPILRKDFILEPIQVEQSVRVGADAILLIGEILSPTKLHELYLQAYETGLECLVEVHDQATLESLLKIFTPKIIGINNRDLRTFKTSIEQTKRFSSLIPNESLLVSESGIATYEDVVDVSKYGAKAILVGETFMRASSPGNGIHTLFNKQEKHHAT is encoded by the coding sequence GTGTTAACTAAAATAGTATCACAAAAAAAAGTTGAAATAGAAGCTATTACATTACCAGAAAAGCTATGTGTAAAACACTATTCATTATATGATGCCCTGAAGCATGCAAACCGTTTTATAGGTCTTATTGCAGAAATTAAAAAGGCTTCACCGTCAAAAGGTGTTATCCGTGAAGATTTTGACCCTGTTATGATTGCAAAAGAATATGAGCAAGCAGCTGCCGATGCTATTTCAGTGCTAACGGATCAAATGTTCTTTCAAGGTAGCTGTGAGTATTTAACTGCTGTGAAACAACAAGTAGCACTTCCTATTTTACGAAAAGATTTTATTCTAGAGCCTATTCAAGTCGAGCAAAGCGTAAGAGTAGGAGCTGATGCGATATTGCTTATTGGAGAAATCTTGTCGCCAACCAAGCTTCATGAGCTATACTTACAAGCTTACGAAACAGGACTTGAATGTCTCGTTGAGGTTCATGATCAAGCAACACTGGAGTCGTTATTAAAAATCTTTACACCTAAAATTATCGGGATAAATAACAGAGACCTTCGTACTTTTAAAACATCAATAGAACAAACAAAACGTTTCTCTTCGCTCATACCTAATGAAAGTTTATTAGTGAGTGAAAGTGGAATTGCCACTTACGAGGATGTAGTTGATGTGAGTAAATATGGAGCAAAAGCTATTCTAGTTGGTGAAACATTTATGAGGGCTTCGTCACCTGGAAATGGTATTCATACGTTATTTAATAAACAGGAGAAACATCATGCTACTTAA
- a CDS encoding protein-glutamate O-methyltransferase CheR, with translation MSQDYLDFILNVKRKTGIDLALYKEAQMKRRLTSLYEKKGYKSFKEFFQAISADPNLYHEFLDRMTINVSEFYRNSKRWEVLETKILPELIKNNRRLKVWSAACSTGEEPYTLAMILSKLLPAKDISILATDIDENVMARARIGVYQERSLQEVPSDIKSKHFTKEGAYYKVNDDIKKTVTFKKQNLLADPFDSGFDLIVCRNVLIYFTEEAKHELYIKFGYALKKGGVFFVGSTEQIFSPSRYQFDTVDTFFYRKQ, from the coding sequence ATGTCACAAGATTACTTAGATTTCATCTTAAATGTAAAAAGAAAAACAGGTATTGATTTAGCTCTATATAAGGAAGCACAAATGAAAAGACGTTTGACTTCATTATATGAAAAAAAAGGGTACAAAAGTTTTAAGGAATTCTTTCAAGCTATATCTGCTGACCCTAATTTATATCATGAGTTTTTAGACAGAATGACCATTAACGTGTCAGAGTTTTACAGGAATAGCAAACGCTGGGAAGTGCTTGAAACGAAAATCTTACCAGAATTAATAAAAAACAATCGTCGCTTGAAGGTGTGGAGTGCTGCTTGTTCTACCGGAGAAGAGCCTTACACTTTAGCGATGATTCTTTCTAAGCTCCTACCAGCAAAGGATATATCAATTCTTGCTACTGATATAGATGAGAATGTTATGGCACGGGCAAGAATAGGAGTGTATCAAGAACGCTCCCTACAAGAAGTACCTTCTGATATAAAGTCTAAGCACTTTACGAAGGAAGGCGCCTATTATAAAGTTAACGATGATATAAAGAAAACGGTAACGTTTAAAAAGCAAAACTTATTAGCGGATCCGTTTGATTCTGGTTTTGATTTAATTGTTTGTCGGAACGTATTAATATATTTTACAGAAGAAGCTAAACATGAATTATATATTAAATTTGGCTATGCACTAAAGAAAGGCGGCGTATTTTTTGTAGGAAGTACGGAGCAAATCTTTAGTCCGTCACGTTATCAATTTGACACAGTTGATACTTTCTTTTATCGTAAACAATAA
- the trpA gene encoding tryptophan synthase subunit alpha, whose protein sequence is MTVVFKHPLPQTNSLFVPFIVAGDPCEEATIDLAIALQDVGASCLELGIPYSDPLADGPTIQRAAIRSLKQGMNIERAMTLVPKMRARGLNIPVILFTYYNPVLQLGEDYFFALMRQNDIDGVLIPDLPFEESDALRLRCQKEGIPLISLLAPTSKARVERIAKHAEGFLYCVSSLGVTGVRTTLPPDIEEFLRDVRAYSSVPIVVGFGISTKEQVNNLSSLCDGVVIGSALVNKVEELQALLIDDSLRSEGIEQFKKYVRGIIG, encoded by the coding sequence ATGACAGTCGTATTCAAGCATCCTTTACCACAAACTAATTCATTATTTGTTCCATTCATCGTAGCGGGAGATCCGTGTGAAGAAGCAACTATAGATCTCGCCATAGCACTGCAAGATGTTGGTGCATCTTGCTTAGAGCTAGGTATACCGTATTCAGATCCTCTTGCAGATGGTCCAACGATTCAACGTGCTGCAATTCGCTCTTTGAAGCAAGGTATGAATATAGAAAGGGCTATGACGCTTGTGCCAAAAATGCGAGCACGAGGACTAAATATTCCTGTTATTCTATTTACGTATTATAATCCTGTGCTACAATTAGGAGAGGACTACTTTTTTGCGTTAATGAGGCAAAATGATATTGATGGAGTGCTCATTCCAGATCTACCGTTTGAAGAAAGTGATGCTTTACGCCTCCGGTGCCAAAAGGAGGGAATTCCACTCATTTCACTTCTTGCACCTACATCAAAAGCTAGAGTCGAGCGAATAGCGAAACACGCGGAAGGCTTCTTGTATTGTGTATCATCTTTAGGTGTCACTGGTGTTCGCACAACTTTACCACCTGACATTGAGGAGTTTTTACGAGATGTACGTGCTTACAGCTCTGTTCCTATTGTTGTGGGGTTTGGTATATCAACAAAAGAGCAGGTTAATAATTTATCATCATTGTGTGATGGTGTTGTCATTGGCAGTGCTCTCGTAAATAAAGTGGAGGAATTGCAAGCTTTACTGATAGATGATTCGTTAAGATCAGAAGGAATTGAGCAATTTAAGAAATATGTACGAGGAATAATTGGGTAG
- the trpE gene encoding anthranilate synthase component I produces MDFTSFLQESETYKTIPIINRFIADTLTPIQIFQNLKEEASFILESKDASSPWSRYSFIGLQPFLYITNRKDKFVVQNDKRHTVTSQPSLQAAYTYVQEMIKLKQLDEDIPFYGGAVGFISYDAVNSLDKVPVHKVNDLGLPLYHFLFCETLIVFDHHSRELSIIHLIRLTGNEDEACKVAMYEHGIAKINMYVKQLAQHKDVTRKLLPATYNKEVDFTGVASNYTKNQFVADVEKVKEYIRAGDVFQTVLSQRFEIPLKVSGFDLYRVLRSVNPSPYLFYIRFDDVEAVGSSPERLIQIHNKHLEIHPIAGTRRRGRTSDEDDALANDLLNDEKEKAEHYMLVDLARNDIGMVAEYGTVSVPTLMELGRFSHVMHLISKVTGRLRHDVHPIDALLKAFPAGTVSGAPKVRAMQIIQELEPCARNMYAGTVAYIGFDGNIDSCITIRTIIVKDHVAYVQAGAGIVADSVPELEYKETKNKASALIRTIQIAHELFGQEEKLHV; encoded by the coding sequence ATGGATTTTACCTCATTTTTACAAGAGTCAGAGACGTATAAAACAATCCCTATTATTAATCGTTTTATTGCTGACACGTTAACTCCTATTCAAATTTTCCAAAATCTTAAGGAAGAAGCATCTTTTATTTTAGAATCAAAGGATGCTAGTTCACCGTGGTCACGTTACTCATTTATTGGTTTACAGCCGTTTTTGTACATTACGAATCGTAAGGATAAGTTTGTTGTTCAAAATGACAAGCGACATACTGTTACATCACAACCATCGTTACAAGCTGCGTATACCTATGTACAGGAGATGATTAAGCTAAAGCAGTTAGATGAAGATATACCGTTTTACGGTGGAGCAGTTGGTTTTATTAGTTATGATGCTGTTAATTCACTTGATAAAGTACCTGTTCATAAGGTTAATGATTTGGGATTGCCTTTGTATCATTTTTTGTTTTGTGAAACGTTAATTGTATTTGATCATCACTCCCGTGAACTATCTATTATTCATTTGATACGATTAACTGGTAACGAGGATGAAGCTTGTAAAGTAGCAATGTATGAACATGGAATCGCTAAGATAAATATGTATGTAAAGCAACTTGCACAGCATAAAGATGTCACACGAAAATTATTACCCGCTACTTACAATAAAGAAGTTGATTTTACCGGCGTTGCTTCGAATTATACTAAAAATCAATTCGTTGCAGATGTTGAAAAAGTCAAAGAATATATACGAGCAGGCGATGTATTTCAAACTGTACTGTCTCAGCGTTTTGAAATTCCTCTTAAAGTAAGCGGCTTTGATTTATATCGAGTACTAAGAAGTGTGAATCCATCACCTTATTTATTTTATATTCGTTTTGATGATGTGGAAGCGGTTGGAAGTTCACCGGAACGACTGATTCAAATTCATAATAAGCACTTAGAAATTCATCCGATTGCAGGTACTCGGCGACGAGGACGTACAAGCGATGAAGATGATGCATTAGCCAATGATTTGTTAAATGATGAGAAGGAAAAGGCAGAGCATTATATGCTTGTAGACTTGGCTAGGAACGATATTGGTATGGTTGCCGAATATGGCACTGTATCCGTTCCGACGTTAATGGAACTAGGCCGTTTTTCTCATGTCATGCATCTTATTTCAAAGGTAACAGGAAGACTACGTCATGATGTACACCCAATTGACGCTTTGTTAAAGGCATTTCCTGCAGGAACAGTTTCAGGGGCACCAAAAGTAAGAGCAATGCAAATTATTCAAGAGCTTGAGCCATGTGCTCGTAATATGTATGCAGGAACAGTTGCGTATATTGGTTTTGATGGAAATATTGATTCTTGCATAACTATACGAACTATTATTGTTAAAGATCATGTAGCTTATGTGCAAGCAGGTGCAGGTATTGTAGCAGATTCAGTACCAGAGCTCGAGTATAAAGAAACAAAAAATAAAGCAAGCGCTTTAATTCGAACAATTCAAATAGCTCATGAATTATTTGGACAGGAGGAGAAGCTGCATGTTTAA
- the trpD gene encoding anthranilate phosphoribosyltransferase — translation MFKQLLAKCIEGSSLTMEEAEALMHEIMEGRATESQIASLLSILRFRGETVDELIGFIKAMRMHMTPLTMDEANELVIDTCGTGGDGSSTFNISTAAAILVSSTGVKVAKHGNRAVSSKSGSADVLEYLGIDIQSSPEEAEIALKNHNMSFLFAPIYHSAMRHAVTPRKEIGFRTAFNLLGPLSNPANCKHQVIGVFSVDYARKLAEAMKHFGSEHVLFVTGRDGLDEISISAETNVVELKDGQITEYVITPDDFGFKRGKIEDVIVSSVEESARRIEAVFHNKATDSSRNIVILNAGAALYVAGRAADIQDGVYQALGALRNGTALKHFQSLQANGVSRRVN, via the coding sequence ATGTTTAAACAATTGTTAGCGAAGTGTATCGAAGGATCATCACTAACAATGGAAGAGGCAGAAGCACTTATGCATGAAATCATGGAAGGAAGAGCTACAGAAAGTCAGATTGCAAGTTTACTTTCCATACTTCGTTTTCGAGGAGAAACTGTAGACGAACTCATTGGGTTTATAAAAGCTATGCGCATGCACATGACTCCACTTACAATGGATGAGGCCAATGAGCTTGTTATTGATACATGTGGAACGGGGGGAGATGGCTCATCGACATTTAACATTTCAACAGCTGCTGCCATTTTAGTATCCTCTACTGGTGTAAAGGTTGCTAAGCACGGAAATCGTGCTGTTTCTTCAAAAAGTGGAAGTGCAGATGTTCTTGAGTATTTAGGAATTGATATACAGTCTTCTCCAGAAGAAGCTGAAATAGCGCTAAAGAACCATAATATGAGCTTTTTATTTGCGCCTATTTACCACTCAGCGATGAGGCATGCTGTTACACCGCGCAAAGAAATCGGCTTTCGAACAGCATTTAATTTACTTGGTCCACTAAGTAACCCTGCAAATTGCAAACATCAAGTAATAGGAGTATTCTCCGTTGATTATGCGAGGAAACTTGCAGAAGCAATGAAACACTTTGGCTCTGAGCATGTTTTATTTGTCACAGGACGAGATGGATTGGATGAAATATCAATTAGTGCTGAAACAAATGTTGTAGAATTAAAAGATGGGCAAATAACAGAATATGTCATCACTCCTGACGACTTTGGGTTTAAGCGTGGAAAAATAGAGGATGTCATCGTGTCATCTGTAGAAGAGAGTGCTCGGCGAATAGAAGCAGTATTTCATAATAAAGCAACAGATAGCTCAAGAAATATAGTTATTTTAAATGCAGGAGCTGCGTTATATGTAGCGGGAAGAGCTGCTGATATACAGGATGGTGTCTATCAGGCGCTAGGGGCATTGCGAAATGGAACGGCTTTAAAGCATTTTCAAAGTTTACAAGCAAACGGGGTGTCGAGACGTGTTAACTAA
- the ndk gene encoding nucleoside-diphosphate kinase produces MEQTYLMVKPDGVQRNLVGEIVSRFEKKGFQLVGAKLVQIPTELAEEHYGEHKDKPFFPELVDFITSGPVFAMVWQGDNVIATARQMMGATNPKDALPGTIRGDFGLTVGKNVIHGSDSSTSAEREIALFFKKEELTNYKKLVDEWVY; encoded by the coding sequence ATGGAACAAACATATTTAATGGTTAAACCAGATGGGGTACAGCGCAATTTAGTAGGGGAAATTGTGTCTCGCTTCGAAAAAAAAGGATTTCAATTGGTAGGGGCTAAACTTGTACAAATTCCTACAGAGCTAGCAGAGGAACATTATGGCGAACATAAAGACAAGCCGTTTTTCCCTGAATTAGTTGATTTTATTACATCTGGTCCGGTTTTCGCAATGGTTTGGCAAGGGGACAATGTCATTGCAACAGCTAGGCAAATGATGGGAGCGACAAACCCAAAAGATGCTTTACCTGGCACTATTCGTGGAGATTTTGGATTAACAGTTGGAAAAAATGTAATTCATGGTTCTGATTCATCAACTAGTGCAGAACGTGAGATTGCATTATTCTTTAAAAAAGAGGAATTAACTAATTATAAGAAATTGGTAGATGAGTGGGTATATTAA
- the aroC gene encoding chorismate synthase, translating into MRYLTAGESHGPQLTTILEGVPAGLPLLAEDINEDLARRQKGYGRGRRMQIEKDQVKITSGVRHGKTMGSPIALVVENDDWKHWTAIMGAEPYEGDEAEVKRKISRPRPGHADLNGAIKYGHRDMRNVLERSSARETTVRVAAGAVAKRLLKELGIEIVGYVKEIGGVVAKDIPYSTIDEIRNITEQSPVRTLDKNVEGDMMKAIDDAKKQGDSIGGVVEVVATNMPIGIGSYVQFDKKLDAKIAASIVSINAFKGVEFGIGFQAARLPGSQVHDEITWDEQHGYSRKTNRLGGFEGGMTTGMPIVVRGVMKPIPTLYKPLQSIDIETKESFAASIERSDSCAVPAASVVAEAVVAWELASAIVEQCNSDKLEYLRADIENMRRYARDF; encoded by the coding sequence ATGCGCTACTTAACAGCAGGGGAATCACATGGTCCACAATTGACGACGATTTTAGAAGGGGTCCCAGCTGGATTGCCTTTATTAGCAGAGGATATTAATGAGGATTTAGCTCGTCGACAAAAAGGATACGGACGTGGTCGACGTATGCAAATTGAAAAGGATCAAGTGAAAATAACATCTGGGGTTCGTCACGGTAAGACTATGGGGTCTCCCATTGCACTCGTTGTTGAAAATGATGACTGGAAACATTGGACCGCCATTATGGGAGCAGAGCCTTATGAAGGTGATGAGGCGGAAGTGAAACGCAAGATTTCACGACCCCGCCCTGGGCATGCAGATTTAAATGGTGCGATAAAATATGGTCATCGTGATATGCGTAATGTGTTAGAAAGATCTTCAGCTCGAGAAACGACAGTTCGTGTTGCTGCTGGGGCTGTGGCTAAACGTTTGTTAAAAGAGTTGGGAATTGAAATTGTAGGGTATGTTAAGGAAATTGGTGGTGTGGTTGCTAAAGACATTCCTTATTCAACTATTGATGAGATTCGAAATATAACAGAGCAGTCACCTGTTAGAACATTAGATAAAAATGTTGAAGGCGACATGATGAAAGCAATCGACGATGCAAAAAAACAAGGCGATTCTATTGGTGGTGTCGTTGAAGTTGTTGCAACTAATATGCCTATTGGTATCGGTAGCTATGTTCAATTTGATAAGAAACTTGATGCTAAAATAGCAGCTTCTATTGTAAGTATAAATGCTTTTAAAGGTGTTGAGTTTGGTATAGGGTTTCAGGCCGCAAGACTTCCAGGAAGTCAGGTTCATGATGAAATAACGTGGGATGAACAACATGGATATTCCCGAAAAACAAATCGACTTGGTGGTTTTGAGGGCGGCATGACGACAGGTATGCCTATTGTTGTTCGTGGTGTTATGAAGCCTATCCCAACCTTGTATAAGCCGTTGCAAAGTATAGATATCGAAACAAAGGAAAGCTTCGCAGCTAGTATTGAGCGCTCTGATAGTTGTGCTGTTCCGGCAGCAAGCGTCGTTGCAGAGGCAGTTGTTGCTTGGGAGCTTGCAAGCGCGATTGTAGAGCAATGTAATAGTGATAAGTTAGAATATTTGCGTGCCGACATCGAAAATATGCGTCGTTATGCGAGGGATTTTTAA
- the aroH gene encoding chorismate mutase: MLRGIRGATTVRTNTKAEIVSVTERLLQEMIVANSIEANSVSSVLISVTNDVTAEFPAKALRNIEGWTYVPVMCMQEIPVPDSLSMCIRVMIMVDTQIAQQDIRHIYLEGATNLRPDLNIDNS; encoded by the coding sequence TTGCTTCGTGGAATACGAGGGGCTACGACGGTCCGAACTAATACAAAGGCCGAAATTGTCTCAGTTACTGAAAGGCTGCTTCAAGAAATGATTGTGGCCAATAGTATTGAGGCTAACTCAGTGTCTTCAGTACTAATTAGCGTAACAAATGATGTAACAGCAGAATTTCCTGCAAAGGCGTTACGAAACATTGAAGGTTGGACGTATGTTCCTGTTATGTGCATGCAGGAAATACCTGTACCCGACTCTTTGTCTATGTGTATTAGAGTCATGATAATGGTGGATACACAAATAGCACAACAAGATATTCGTCATATTTATTTAGAGGGTGCAACGAATTTGAGACCCGATTTGAATATAGATAATAGTTGA
- a CDS encoding phosphoribosylanthranilate isomerase, which produces MLLKYCGNKSYDDVKVTASSEANHLGFIFANSKREVQVSDVAKWLSEVNFTSKKIVAVFVNASLDRIKEVITSLPIDIIQLHGNESVYDIELLKNEINQPIWKVIHHQQGAWDKMTDYKNVVDGFVIDSKVGSQWGGSGFPFEWKSIPFYVRESHKFNKPCYIAGGVTPENIEVLLSYSIDGIDISSGIEERFKKDEDRIKQIEEKVFKYERAK; this is translated from the coding sequence ATGCTACTTAAATATTGTGGCAACAAATCATATGATGATGTAAAAGTAACAGCGTCTAGTGAAGCGAATCATTTAGGTTTCATTTTTGCAAATAGCAAGCGTGAGGTTCAAGTAAGTGATGTAGCGAAATGGCTATCGGAGGTTAACTTTACGAGCAAAAAAATTGTTGCTGTTTTTGTTAATGCATCACTTGATAGGATAAAAGAAGTAATTACGAGTCTTCCGATTGACATTATACAGCTGCATGGAAATGAATCCGTTTATGATATTGAACTACTAAAAAATGAAATTAATCAACCAATCTGGAAGGTGATTCATCATCAACAAGGGGCATGGGATAAAATGACTGACTATAAAAATGTTGTTGATGGGTTTGTGATTGATAGTAAGGTTGGCTCGCAATGGGGTGGAAGCGGTTTTCCATTTGAATGGAAATCAATCCCTTTTTATGTAAGAGAATCTCATAAATTTAATAAACCATGTTACATTGCTGGTGGTGTAACGCCAGAAAATATTGAAGTTCTTTTATCTTATTCTATAGATGGTATTGATATTTCAAGTGGTATTGAAGAAAGATTTAAGAAAGATGAAGATCGTATTAAACAAATAGAAGAGAAGGTGTTTAAGTATGAACGTGCCAAATGA